A window of Enterobacter ludwigii genomic DNA:
AAAATTGGTTTCATTCGGATCGTGATCGTAGGTATGGATCCGGAAAGGAATTTTGTTTTTTTCGAGTAATTTAACGGCGGGAGTCATAGCTATCCTTCTTACGACAGACAATTCATGCTCACAGCATACGCCTGACGTTTGTCTAAAAAATAGCACCATCTTGCGCAATAGTATTGGCAGTGATGGTCACTTTGAGCGACAATCGGCTCAACCGAAGGTCTCCTTCGGCATAATAAAAACGATGAAATTCCTCTTTGACGGGCCAATAGAAATATTGGCCATTTTTTTATTTCAACAGTGACGGCAAATTCCCTTCTCCGTACAAATGTAATGCACCTACTGCGACAACGTAATGCCCGGCAGGTAAGGCATGCAGCGTCTGCCGCCAGGCTTTATTACGCGCATTCATCAGCACATCATACAGCGATTCGCTGAATGTAGACGGTAACGCCAGCTTACTGTCTGCGGGGGGAGCATCCAGCCACCAGCCGATCATGGTCTGCAGCAGGCGCGCGTTGGTGTGCCAGTGGGTCAGGGTATCATCCAGCAGCATCAGACCGTCGTCAGGCAGTTGTCGCAACAGCGCAATCTGGCTGTCCGTCCCTTCCAGTTCGATGATCGGCATCCTGCGTGCCCTTGCCATATTCAGTAACTGGTAATCAATGCCGTAATCACCGCGCAGACCCAGACGTTGCGCCTGCGTGGCCTGAAGCACCATGGCAATTTGCCAGAGCGGCAGAGCGTCGAGCATCGAGAGCGACACGCCCGTCTCATCCGCGACGCGCGTCAGTTCCGCGAGCAGATCATCATCCAGACGTTCTGCCAGGCTGAGAGTGCTCTCCAGACCGGCAAACGGTGATTCATGGCCCGAAATGTCCGCCTCAACAACCAGCGCATCGGCGCGCTTGAGAAGTTTTATCAGACCAGGAGGCAGGGGAGACATATCCTGCGTACCCATATGGATGCTGCCCACCAGGTGCAGGTGCTGGCCGCCAGGAAGCGAGATATCCAGACCGGGCCAGGCATAACGGCGGGGGAATAGGGCGCGAAACGATGTTTTTATACGATTAAACAGACTCATACGCGCTCCATGAACTGAAAGGTTCATGCTAGCGCGTACGAGAACAAGGTTCAATCTTTCGGTTTAAACCGCAACAGTCGGTTGGCGTTGCTCACCACGGTGATGGAGGAGAGCGCCATGGCTGCACCTGCGACCACCGGGTTCAGCAGCGTGCCGGTCAGCGGCCACAAAATCCCGGCGGCAATCGGAATGCCGAAACTGTTGTAGATAAATGCCCCCAGCAGGTTCTGCTTCATGTTGCGCAACGTGGCTTTTGAAATGGCCAGCGCATCAGCAACGCCCATCAGGCTATGGCGCATCAGCGTGATCGCTGCCGTCTCGATAGCGACATCGCTCCCGCCTCCCATGGCGATACCGACATCCGCCTGGGCCAGCGCAGGGGCATCGTTGATGCCGTCGCCGACCATTGCCACCTGACGCCCCTGGCTTTGCAGTTTCTTGATTGCGTCAGCTTTACCGTCCGGCAGTACGCCAGCAATGACCTCATCAATACCGGCTTCTTTCGCGATGGCGTTGGCGGTGGTCGGGTTATCCCCGGTCAGCATGACCAGGCGATAACCCGCGCGGTGCAGGCGTTTTAAGGCATCCACACTGTCCTGGCGAAGCGGATCGCGCACGGCCAGCAGCGCGGCGGCTTTGCCATCCACCGCCAGCAGAACCGGCGTGGCGCCCTGAGACGCCTGCGCCTTCAACTCGCTTTCCAGCTCGGCAGTATCAATACCGTTTTCATTGAGCAATGCCTGGTTGCCCAGCAGCAGCGCGTGGCCATCTGCTTCACCGCTGACGCCGAGCCCGCGCAGGGTGCGGAAATTGCTCACCTGCGGCAGGCTGGCATTCCCGGCTTTCTCAATAATCGCGCGAGCCAGAGGATGGCTGGAGCCTTGCTCAAGCGCGGCAGCAAGACGCAGTGCGTCATTTTTTGTCAGGCCTGTCGTATTCACGGCCACAACCTGCGGTTTGCCTTCGGTCAGCGTGCCGGTTTTATCAAACACCAGCGTGTCGAGCGTACTGGCCCGCTGCAGTGCATCCGCATCCCGCACCAGCACGCCAAACTCGGCG
This region includes:
- a CDS encoding TraB/GumN family protein, whose amino-acid sequence is MSLFNRIKTSFRALFPRRYAWPGLDISLPGGQHLHLVGSIHMGTQDMSPLPPGLIKLLKRADALVVEADISGHESPFAGLESTLSLAERLDDDLLAELTRVADETGVSLSMLDALPLWQIAMVLQATQAQRLGLRGDYGIDYQLLNMARARRMPIIELEGTDSQIALLRQLPDDGLMLLDDTLTHWHTNARLLQTMIGWWLDAPPADSKLALPSTFSESLYDVLMNARNKAWRQTLHALPAGHYVVAVGALHLYGEGNLPSLLK